DNA from Candidatus Nitrospira nitrificans:
TTCGAGTGCCGCACAGAGTACCGCTGTCGCATCACTGTGGTTGCCCTCTTGCATCAACACTTTTGCAAGACGAACGCCCACCCCTCCCTCGCCAAGCCACTTCAGCTTGAACGCCATTCGAACAAATCCCGTCGCTTCCTTGAGCAGCTTTTTTTCAACTAGCCTACGGCCAAGAATATCGGCCAATCGCCCCTTGCCGTCCAGTTTCGATACCTGTTCATCGTGCTGCCTCATCAACTCCTGAGCTTGTTGCGGGGAAGAGATGATCAACCGCTCCAGCGCTTGCTCCAAGAGCAAGGTTGAGGGCAGCAAGCTTCCATCAGTGTGATCTGGGAAGAGGGCGGTTAGGAATGTTTTCAGTCCGCTATCATCCGTAGAACGATCTTCCGTCATATAAGTCAATCCCGCTTGGCTGCCCGACCACGATTCCTTCCCGTCAAACTGAAACTATTTTACCGAGCAAGTAACGAGCCTCTAGTTTCAACATCTGCCACAATCCCAGCACTTGCCCTCTACCTTGGGTATCCACCAAGTAGTCCAACAGTTCGGACGTTGGCACATACCAGCCGGGCCGATTTCCCAGCCGCTCAATGATGCGCGCGACCTGTGGGTCAAGCACACCATTCTTTGAAAATCCTTTTCCCAAATGAGTGGACACGATGCCTATGCCGCCTGCCCGCTCCAATGCCTCAAGCCGCTCATCGGTCAGAAGCCGGACAAAGGCAGACGCATCCGGCGCGTCGGCCGTGGAAAACCACTGATTGACATAGGGCGTATTCGAATGACGATACGGCATCTCCGGATTTACATCCAGCATATTGAGACAAGAGAACGTAAAATTCCGCACATAGCGGATATGAGCTTGAGAAAAATCTCCCCAAAAGAAATCCGAGCCCGGCACAGCGCCTGCGTAATGAGCCCGCCGTTCTTTCAAGAGCAATTCGACGAGGGCACGAAAAATCCTCGTCTGAAATCGGCTGCGCCCCCAGTAGAGATTGTCTCTATTATACCCATGGTTGCAAAAAAGCCTGGGGTATTGCCCGAATTCCGCCTTGATCAGCTCCAGCCCCTGGATGGTCCTGGCGCGCTTGCTGGATTCCATGGTTGCCCCATGAAAGGCGATCTCAAATCCAGCCCGAGCTAAATCATGGACAAAGCTGAGATACTCTTTACGCTGTAATGTATCGGCCGCAAAAAATAGCCGACTTCCCTCCGGACAGTCCATCGGCCACACGGTCTTGGTGGTGCGAAGGCCCGCCGCCTGTAAACACTCGTAGACAGGCTTCACGTTTTCCAACGTGGCATCATCCGTATCATCAAGAATCGTAAACGCGAATGTTTTGTCGTGTGGGAATTTCATGGTTCAGCGCCCGGCAATGGCATCGCAATAACATTCCTGATAGGCATCGGCCATCCCCGCCAATGAGAATTCGTCTCGGACCCGTTCTCTTCCGCGACGTCCGAATCGCCTTGCCTCTTCCTTGTTTCGCAAGAGATCAATCACTCGCTCGGCCAGGAGCTGCGGATTCTCCGATGGGATAAGATATCCCGTCACCCCCTCTTCGACAAGTTCCACATTGCCACCCACGCGCGTCGCTACCACGGGGCATTCAGCCGCCATCGCCTCAAGAAGAGCCATCGACAGCCCTTCGGACAGGGAAGGCAATACGAATACGTCCATTAGATTCAATAACACTGGAATGTCGCTACGGAATCCCAACAACTGGACATGCTCTTCGACTCGAATCCTGACAGCTTCCTCTTTTAACTCCTCTGCGAAATCGCCCTGTCCAACGAGTACGAGTCCTGTCCGGGGATAGACTCGCAGGATGGCCGGCATGGCTCGAATCAGGTGAATCTGTCCTTTCACGGGATAGAGCGATCCGACCGAACCGATCAGATGATCCCATTTCGTCAGATCGAGATCTTTCTTCACCAATTGAATGTGCAGCTCATTGGAGCGCTGAGGGGTTTCAACCCCGTTATAGATGACCTTGATCCGGTGGGAAGGAATGCCGACCCGCTCGACCACGAACTGTTTGAGATCTTCAGAAACCGCGACCATTCTCGCCGCTCGGCTGACCAAACGATAGGCCATCCTCCTCTTGCCTTGCTCGGAGTAATAATTCTTTCCATGAATCGTCGCTACGACAGGAATACCAGCCAACCTGCCTAACAAAGTCCCATATGTGTTCGCCGTAAACTCATGAGCATGGATCAATGCCACTCGCTCAGCTTGTAACAGGTGTAAAAAGTTTTGGGCCCATCGCACATCAAAAGCTCCGTTGATCTCGATCACATGCGTCGGCAGGCCGACCTGCTCGCAAGCCTTCGAAAGCCATCCCGTTCGGAACAAACACACGACCGATCGAAACCGCTCCGGATCCAGCGCGCCTGCCAGCCGTTTCACGATCATTTCAGCGCCGCCAGGCCCGCTGGTACTCGAGAGATGCAGAATTGTCGCGGGAGTCATATCACATCCCTACCAGCGCAACTTTGAGCCATGATTCAGACGAGGCTCCGGCAATGGCACCTGCCCCAATAGCGACCGGCCAAACGAATATTTCCCCAACACTTTCGTGATCCCCCAGGAAAGAGCGACCGTCACAATCGAGGCAACAACCACAGAACCAAGATGGTTGGGAGGGGCGAGACCCGAGAGCACCGCGACGACGATCCAGACAACATAGGGAGCGTGAAGCAAATAAATACCCATCGTGTCGTATCCCATTGTGAACTTCCAGCCGGTTGCAGCCGCTATTTTGAGCAACACCCCGTACATCCCGACCAGATAGACCAGCTGCACAAGAAATGAGCTCGCTGGAGAGAGCACGAACCATCCCAGCGTGGCCAACCCCAACCCAGTGAGGCCGATCAAACCGGCCGTCGGCTTTATCTGTTCATGCCATTTCCTCAACACGACTCCAAGCAGATAAAACTGCATTCCCCACAAGGCCAGCAACACCGGATCGGCGCCGGGGAAAAACCAGCGCTTGGGATTACTGGACACATAGAGCGCGATGTATGAGAGTGTAAGTCCGAACCACACTCCGCCCGAGCATCTGAGCATAGGTTTCACAGCCACAGTGCTAAGACGTACGAGAAAGAGAGAGAGAAGAAAATACATATGATGGGACAGTTCTGAATAATAGAGCACTGTCGCGAGTCCGCTGAGGCTCTTGCCCAGAATAATCGTTTCCTGGACGAGTCCTTTTAGTTCGATCGCGAATCGCATGAGCATATACAGCATGCTGAATGCGGCCCAGGGGAGAAGCAGTCTTCTGACGTTTTTCCTTATGTAAGCCCCATAGAGAAAATTGTCCTTTCCCGCCCACTGATGCGCAAACAGAAATCCATCCGAAACCAGAAACAACGGCACCGCGACGGCCCCCACGAGAAACAGGAGACCCTCCTGCATAGCCGGAGCAAGCTCAACTCTCGACAGCACATGCACGGCAACCACCATCACAATTCCTGTTGCTTTGATGGCGTCAAGAAACGTCATGCGTTCGCCCACGGATCGTCCGAACATCGCGGCACTGCCGGTGGCGAGTCGAACGTCAGCTCTGAATGTTTCGCTCGACATGAATCTCTACTCTTCCATTCTCAATAGACTCTCGAACCCAACGGTTCCATTTCCCCGTTGCAAAGGAGACCCGTCAGTGCGTCACATCTCCGGCTTCTTCGTTCGCAATAGCATGAGACACGTATTGCGCCACCTGCCACGCACCATCGTCATTAAAATGCAGCATGTCCACCATCCACCCTGCTTCATGCCCCTTGATGGCTTGGCTTAAATCCAAGTATTGAATATGTTTCGAGCGGGCAAACTCGCTCGCCTCCTTTCCCATCCTCACACGCGCTTCGCGCCACCAAGATTCATCGATATAGGGCCAGCTCAAGTACATGCTGGAGAGATTCTCCTCGGTCATCCACATGGCTGGAGACAACAACACCAGCCGACTACCTGCCGATTGCGTAACGTGAGAGAGGTCATCAAGATCCTGCCTAAAGACCTCAACTTCGAATGGCATTACATGGTGAAAGGATCTGAATCGCTCGCCGATATCTTTCTTTCTCAGCTCCAGCTTCGCCGCCTTTTCCCACTTTGCCAGCCACGCTTGCACAAGCGGCGACAGCATCGGAATAGCGACTTCCTTGATTTTTACCGGCGCCCGAAGCGACTTCATCTGCTCGATTAGTCCTTGATGATCAGGCAAGACGGCCCGCATGCTCCGCTGTGCGCGCAATCGTTCCGGAGTGAGTCCTGCATAACTTCCATATTCCAACATCATCACAACCATATCCGGGCGCAACTGCAGAAGCCGCTTTTGTAGGTGTATCGTCCGCTGGGACAAACTCATGCCGGCGATCGCCGCATTGATGACTTCCACCTCTATTCCCTGGGTTTTCAATTTCCGCTCCAGCTGCCTGGGCCACTCATTGTCCCTGCCTTCATATAAGCCAAACGTCTCAGAGGCACCGATACAGACGATCCTGAGCGTGCCGGGTTGCTTCTCGATGCCCAGTTCAGGCCCACGAAATCCGAGTGAGTTCAATCGCCATTTCTCATAGTCTCCGTTAGGCTTTCCTCTAATGCCATATTCATCCATGGTAAAGAGCGCCGTATCATACGTGTACATACCCAATAAGGGCGCCTCGTAGAGAACGTATTGCTCAATCCGGCAGGCGAGCTCGATGGTCCCTAGAAAACACGCCACCAGCAACGACCACCTGACCAGCCTATTGAAGACCTGTTTCATATCAAAACTGAAAATAGATGAAGGAATTGGAGGTGCCACCGTGAAGCACCGTCAGGTAAAACAACAGACCGTACGCCACACCCTTCAACGGCAGAGAAATCCCCTTCAGCACCGATAAGTCCCGCCGCCAGGCTTGAATCATTTGCACGGCGAGAAGAATCGATACATAGCCAAGTAGCATTCCAAGACGCGAGAGCGCGAGCGCGTCGGGTCTCGCGCTGTCCAATATTGTCATCAGCAGGCCGCCCGCTTGCTGAAGAGACTCGGCGCGAAACAGCAGCCAGCCAAGACAGGTCGCATGAAACATCAAGACCACGTTCATCCAATGCACATACCACGGGCTTGTCACTGGTTCCCGCCGGGGAGGGACTAGCAAGCGGTGCGCGATCAAGATACTTCCGTGATACATACCCCACACAATGAAGGTCCACGCGGCACCATGCCACAGCCCGACCAGGACCATGGTTGCCATGAGATTCCGATTCGTGGCCCAGGCTCCATGACGGTTCCCCCCCAGCGGAATGTACACGTAGTCTCGCAACCAGGTGGAAAGGGCTATATGCCATCGCCGCCAGAAGTCGGATGGATTGGCGGCAAAATATGGCAAATTGAAATTCACCATGACATCGAATCCCAGCAGTTTCGCAATGCCTCTGGCCACATCCGAATATCCTGAGAAATCACAATAGATCTGAAAGGCATAGGCATAGACGGCAATCAGCGCCTCCCCGCCCGTTCCGTCCCATCCTTCGGCGAACACCGGATTGACGAGCCCTGCCAGATTGTCGGCGATAAACACCTTCTTGAAGAGGCCCCAGGCCACAAGCCAGATCCCCTCTTCCACATGCAGGGATGTCACCACCCGAGCCCGCATGAATTGCGGCAAGAGATTGCTCGAACGCTCGATCGGCCCCGACAAGAGAAGAGGAAAGAACGACACAAACAAAGCGAAATCGAACAATCCGACTCCCGACAAACTCTTGCCGTGGTACGCATCGAGGACAAAGGTCATCCGTTGGAAGGTGTAAAATGAAATCCCGACGGGCAGGATAACCCCGGTGAACAGCGGTGAAGCCTCGACGCCCAAGTGATGCAATGTACCCAAGACATTTGCCTGAAAAAACTCAAAGTACTTCAGGATAAACAACACACCGAGATTGTTCAGAAGACTAATGCCAAGCCACGTGCTCCGCTGTCCCTGATGCTGCTGCATGCGGCCGGTAGCCACATAATCCACCACGGTGGTCAGCGCCATCAGGCAAGGAAATCGCCAGTCCCAGAATCCATAAAATAGGAAACTGGCAACCAGCAACAACCGGTTTTGCATGATATAGCGGTCCCCGAGCGCCCGGTATGCGCCGTAGAGGACGAGAAAGAAAAGGAAGAACGCTGAGCTATTGAATACCACTGCGTGCATCCCCCGTTCTGACAATTTATCGGATTAGGAAGGTTCTGCAAGAAACCGGCGATTACCGTCTTCGGCTCGCCTTAAGCTGGCGGAGGAAACCGTCACATGCCTGGCCAATCAAGGCATAGCACCGTTCAAACTCTTCCCTGGTCCCGCCATATGGATCTCGAATCTGAGTAACCGGGCGGGAGGAAAAATGGCCGAGGAGAAAGGTCTTTTCGGATGCCTCGGGAAACTTCCTGAACAGCATCGTGTTATGCACCAGCTCCATAACCAGGATCAGATCGGAGCGTTCAACCAGTTCCTTCGAGATGACCGTCGTACGATGCATGCTTAAATCGAGGTCATGTTGGGACGATGTGACAATGGCCAATGGATAGGCCGGCTCGTGAGCAGTAGTATCCAGGCCGGCCGATAAGACTTGAAGGGGCAGACCCTGCGCGTCAGCATGCCGTGCAAGATACTTTTCCGCAAATGGGCTTCGGCAGACATTCCCCTTGCATAGCACAAGCACCGTTTGGATCCTGCCGGACAATCTCCGTTCCATTCTCCCGCGATGGAGTCCCAATCCAAGACCGAGCTTCCACACCGCATCGGCTGTGGCATAACGTACCGCCGCCGTCCGCCGATTGAGAGCGGGGCCGACACGTGCCGCCAGCGACAGCAGATAGGCCTTCATTTCATACAGACCCGGCCCCGGATCTCCGAACCGTAACACCTCGGATTTTGTTCTTAGGTCAAAGACATTCAGAAAACCGGCGATAGTTGCCAGACGCGACGGACTCTCAGGCGGGAGACTAAGTTCGCTCTCCGACTTCCGAAGGCGGAGAAGTAGATGATCCACGTCGCCGAGCCACCAGCGTGACCGCACGCCGACTCGATAGGGCTCCGGCTCCGGCACCCTTCCGGCAACGGCCAATTGATAGAGCAACCACGGGAAATCAATGCCGGAATCGACGGCTAATTGCAGCGAGCCCCAAAACCGCCCGTTCACCTCCATCAAGTAGGGCACCCCCTGCCGGTCAACCTTGAACTCCATCATCGCCACGCCGTGCCAATGGACAGATTCGGCAATCATCTGTGCGTACTTTGTCATGGGCTCGGGCAAGGCGATGCTCTCGCGCAATACGCTCACGCCGCCGGACGGAGGTTTTTCCCGGAGACGCCGATGAGCGAACAGCGCCCGCGCCTGGCCCCGTTCGAAGAGACCGAAGACACCCTCTCCATGACCGATAACCCGCGATTGGATCAGCGACGGCTCCCGCAACTCCGCATGCTCTGCATAGAGCCTGCGCAATTCGTCTGTATTTCTCGCGTATTGAACGGACGTCTTCTTGACTGTGCCGCAAGCCCTGACCAGAGACCTCCCTGGCTTCACCACCACCGGCCAGCGATCAAGAGCTGGAAGGATGGAACTCACATCGCCACCGACGACAAAGTGCGTCTCGGGAATGGGAATGCCATGGCTCTGCGCCCATTGCATCAACCGATACTTGTTCGAAAGCGCGTGGTATTGTTCCAACGAAGGGATCGGAACAGCAAAACCGGCATGGGCCCGCACCTCCGGTGTTCCAAGCAATTCAACGGCCAAATCCGTCATAGGAAACAGCACGGCAGCATCGTGCACACGAGCCTGCTCAATGATACAAGCCACATACCCGTCCGGCGACTGCCACGGAGAGGGGTAGACAAACGAACCCTGGCAATATCGCGATGTTCCTGCCAGCGATCTTCTGTTTTCGGCGCCGACATGAACTGGAATCCCGCGCCGCCCCAGCGAACGGGTAACGGCCAGCGCTGAGCGCTCATTGCCGTCAGTCACGATGACCGCACGCTGCCCCGGAAGCGGCATTACCGATCTCCCTGAAAATTGGCGGC
Protein-coding regions in this window:
- a CDS encoding polysaccharide deacetylase family protein: MKFPHDKTFAFTILDDTDDATLENVKPVYECLQAAGLRTTKTVWPMDCPEGSRLFFAADTLQRKEYLSFVHDLARAGFEIAFHGATMESSKRARTIQGLELIKAEFGQYPRLFCNHGYNRDNLYWGRSRFQTRIFRALVELLLKERRAHYAGAVPGSDFFWGDFSQAHIRYVRNFTFSCLNMLDVNPEMPYRHSNTPYVNQWFSTADAPDASAFVRLLTDERLEALERAGGIGIVSTHLGKGFSKNGVLDPQVARIIERLGNRPGWYVPTSELLDYLVDTQGRGQVLGLWQMLKLEARYLLGKIVSV
- a CDS encoding glycosyltransferase family 4 protein; the protein is MTPATILHLSSTSGPGGAEMIVKRLAGALDPERFRSVVCLFRTGWLSKACEQVGLPTHVIEINGAFDVRWAQNFLHLLQAERVALIHAHEFTANTYGTLLGRLAGIPVVATIHGKNYYSEQGKRRMAYRLVSRAARMVAVSEDLKQFVVERVGIPSHRIKVIYNGVETPQRSNELHIQLVKKDLDLTKWDHLIGSVGSLYPVKGQIHLIRAMPAILRVYPRTGLVLVGQGDFAEELKEEAVRIRVEEHVQLLGFRSDIPVLLNLMDVFVLPSLSEGLSMALLEAMAAECPVVATRVGGNVELVEEGVTGYLIPSENPQLLAERVIDLLRNKEEARRFGRRGRERVRDEFSLAGMADAYQECYCDAIAGR
- a CDS encoding acyltransferase family protein; translation: MSSETFRADVRLATGSAAMFGRSVGERMTFLDAIKATGIVMVVAVHVLSRVELAPAMQEGLLFLVGAVAVPLFLVSDGFLFAHQWAGKDNFLYGAYIRKNVRRLLLPWAAFSMLYMLMRFAIELKGLVQETIILGKSLSGLATVLYYSELSHHMYFLLSLFLVRLSTVAVKPMLRCSGGVWFGLTLSYIALYVSSNPKRWFFPGADPVLLALWGMQFYLLGVVLRKWHEQIKPTAGLIGLTGLGLATLGWFVLSPASSFLVQLVYLVGMYGVLLKIAAATGWKFTMGYDTMGIYLLHAPYVVWIVVAVLSGLAPPNHLGSVVVASIVTVALSWGITKVLGKYSFGRSLLGQVPLPEPRLNHGSKLRW
- a CDS encoding SGNH/GDSL hydrolase family protein, which gives rise to MKQVFNRLVRWSLLVACFLGTIELACRIEQYVLYEAPLLGMYTYDTALFTMDEYGIRGKPNGDYEKWRLNSLGFRGPELGIEKQPGTLRIVCIGASETFGLYEGRDNEWPRQLERKLKTQGIEVEVINAAIAGMSLSQRTIHLQKRLLQLRPDMVVMMLEYGSYAGLTPERLRAQRSMRAVLPDHQGLIEQMKSLRAPVKIKEVAIPMLSPLVQAWLAKWEKAAKLELRKKDIGERFRSFHHVMPFEVEVFRQDLDDLSHVTQSAGSRLVLLSPAMWMTEENLSSMYLSWPYIDESWWREARVRMGKEASEFARSKHIQYLDLSQAIKGHEAGWMVDMLHFNDDGAWQVAQYVSHAIANEEAGDVTH
- a CDS encoding MBOAT family O-acyltransferase, which produces MVFNSSAFFLFFLVLYGAYRALGDRYIMQNRLLLVASFLFYGFWDWRFPCLMALTTVVDYVATGRMQQHQGQRSTWLGISLLNNLGVLFILKYFEFFQANVLGTLHHLGVEASPLFTGVILPVGISFYTFQRMTFVLDAYHGKSLSGVGLFDFALFVSFFPLLLSGPIERSSNLLPQFMRARVVTSLHVEEGIWLVAWGLFKKVFIADNLAGLVNPVFAEGWDGTGGEALIAVYAYAFQIYCDFSGYSDVARGIAKLLGFDVMVNFNLPYFAANPSDFWRRWHIALSTWLRDYVYIPLGGNRHGAWATNRNLMATMVLVGLWHGAAWTFIVWGMYHGSILIAHRLLVPPRREPVTSPWYVHWMNVVLMFHATCLGWLLFRAESLQQAGGLLMTILDSARPDALALSRLGMLLGYVSILLAVQMIQAWRRDLSVLKGISLPLKGVAYGLLFYLTVLHGGTSNSFIYFQF
- a CDS encoding arsenate reductase/protein-tyrosine-phosphatase family protein; this translates as MPLPGQRAVIVTDGNERSALAVTRSLGRRGIPVHVGAENRRSLAGTSRYCQGSFVYPSPWQSPDGYVACIIEQARVHDAAVLFPMTDLAVELLGTPEVRAHAGFAVPIPSLEQYHALSNKYRLMQWAQSHGIPIPETHFVVGGDVSSILPALDRWPVVVKPGRSLVRACGTVKKTSVQYARNTDELRRLYAEHAELREPSLIQSRVIGHGEGVFGLFERGQARALFAHRRLREKPPSGGVSVLRESIALPEPMTKYAQMIAESVHWHGVAMMEFKVDRQGVPYLMEVNGRFWGSLQLAVDSGIDFPWLLYQLAVAGRVPEPEPYRVGVRSRWWLGDVDHLLLRLRKSESELSLPPESPSRLATIAGFLNVFDLRTKSEVLRFGDPGPGLYEMKAYLLSLAARVGPALNRRTAAVRYATADAVWKLGLGLGLHRGRMERRLSGRIQTVLVLCKGNVCRSPFAEKYLARHADAQGLPLQVLSAGLDTTAHEPAYPLAIVTSSQHDLDLSMHRTTVISKELVERSDLILVMELVHNTMLFRKFPEASEKTFLLGHFSSRPVTQIRDPYGGTREEFERCYALIGQACDGFLRQLKASRRR